The Mycobacterium seoulense genome has a window encoding:
- a CDS encoding DUF7373 family lipoprotein gives MTRRVRQWALAAAAAALTVACSSTVAGTAVKAPGADSADGVDLALLDAGNFPTTPRDPLGTAGDGLRGGWAEGRRLAGAVVGPWEADPDLIDYAQVDSGVVKDADAVNSLLGIPIGEGLGGHNLLAGFSSSRHTEKGPYKGLLNIVLELATPADATAATAAMAAKGAALTMPFETKPIPTQPFSIPRHPETAALTYQWTARYPDPGGPRFSVTALSAHGQYVLAQTGTSSDNADIAAQLIATTLDLQQPSIDAFKPTPRDQLAQLPLDPDGLMARTLAPRQENESISDGVYDPHGALHVATDNPVHLQALFKSANVQQVAYALETTVYQTPDAGAAARIVADMSGPHQVGGISGMPKAKCFNEALGYWCVARADRYAYEMQNEQENALHQMMAAQYRMLTGK, from the coding sequence ATGACGCGCCGCGTCCGCCAGTGGGCCCTCGCCGCCGCGGCCGCGGCATTGACGGTCGCCTGCAGTTCCACGGTCGCGGGGACCGCTGTCAAAGCCCCCGGGGCCGACAGTGCCGACGGCGTCGACCTCGCCCTGCTCGATGCCGGGAACTTCCCCACCACCCCGCGTGACCCGCTGGGCACCGCCGGTGACGGGCTGCGCGGCGGCTGGGCCGAAGGACGCCGCCTGGCCGGCGCCGTCGTGGGCCCCTGGGAGGCCGACCCCGACCTGATCGACTACGCCCAAGTCGATTCGGGCGTGGTCAAGGACGCTGACGCGGTCAACTCGCTGCTGGGCATCCCGATCGGCGAGGGCCTGGGCGGCCACAACCTACTGGCCGGGTTCTCCAGCTCGCGGCACACCGAGAAGGGCCCCTACAAGGGCCTGCTCAACATCGTGCTGGAGCTGGCCACCCCGGCCGACGCGACCGCCGCGACCGCCGCCATGGCCGCCAAGGGCGCGGCCCTGACAATGCCCTTCGAAACCAAACCCATTCCCACGCAGCCGTTTTCGATCCCACGTCACCCCGAAACTGCTGCGCTGACCTACCAGTGGACCGCGCGGTACCCAGACCCCGGCGGTCCACGGTTCTCGGTGACCGCCCTGAGTGCCCACGGTCAATATGTGCTGGCGCAAACGGGGACATCGTCGGACAATGCCGATATCGCAGCCCAATTGATCGCCACCACACTGGATTTGCAGCAGCCCTCGATCGACGCCTTCAAGCCCACCCCGCGCGATCAGCTGGCCCAGCTGCCGCTGGACCCCGACGGGCTGATGGCACGCACCCTGGCACCCCGACAGGAGAACGAATCGATCAGCGACGGCGTCTATGACCCGCACGGCGCGCTGCATGTGGCCACCGACAACCCGGTTCACCTACAGGCACTGTTCAAATCCGCCAACGTGCAGCAGGTCGCCTACGCCCTGGAAACCACGGTCTATCAAACGCCCGACGCCGGCGCGGCGGCGCGGATCGTCGCTGACATGTCCGGGCCACACCAAGTGGGCGGGATCAGCGGCATGCCCAAGGCGAAGTGCTTCAACGAGGCGTTGGGCTACTGGTGTGTGGCGCGCGCGGATCGCTACGCCTACGAGATGCAAAACGAACAGGAGAATGCGCTGCACCAGATGATGGCCGCCCAATATCGCATGCTCACCGGGAAATGA
- a CDS encoding serine/threonine-protein kinase gives MPLAVGTIIAGYRIEGVLGSGGMGTVYLARHPTLPRSDALKILSAELSVDRQFRVRFTREADLAATLNHPNIVRVYNRGETDDGHLWIAMEYVEGTAANDLDRANLTPARIVRIITDVAAALDYAHSRRVLHRDIKPGNFLISAPGSDHERVLLADFGIARALDDATALTATGSMVGTAAYAAPETIEGGPADARSDIYSLGCALFRLLTGRSPYEDNSLSAILAGHLMRPVPRPTEINPALPREIDEVIARALAKDPAERFPTAGALAAATAAALTNNPAPPATGPSGPPAGNPTNPTLTYPPTVPPGATGAPGWPAYHPGVAGSTNHPAPQWVSGMHPLAGGPGPSPQAQRRRRTRLIVAATVLVAALAVATVVGVHLFGRTSGGLGPYEPQTLTTKFGTLKLEHRPLAIAALGPGDPDAVLSLGAQPVLMNAANATVPNWLQPLIHSSPPVFAAADTAAITAAKPDLIIDTGDIDQPTYNALTAIAPTLARPADDTRDWTWQTQLNWIATALGRTDAAKTLIDTAQSQQNTIRSEHGSFSGKSVLVVNYTGTTTTAAADPSPPSGYLEGVGFTYNPHYKRSPGGPAEVPFNINDADYISQRSDVMLLLRTDPAAGGGGYAGLPARYTTFGGTLVIVDDPAAIAALNAGGPAATTYLNTALVPKLSNQIR, from the coding sequence ATGCCGCTCGCTGTGGGAACGATCATCGCCGGATACCGCATCGAAGGTGTGCTCGGTTCCGGCGGGATGGGCACGGTGTACCTGGCCCGCCACCCGACGCTGCCTCGCAGCGACGCGTTGAAGATCCTGTCCGCCGAGCTGTCCGTGGACCGCCAATTCAGGGTCCGTTTCACCCGCGAAGCCGACTTGGCCGCCACCCTCAATCACCCGAATATCGTGCGGGTGTACAACCGCGGCGAAACCGACGACGGACACCTGTGGATCGCCATGGAGTATGTCGAAGGAACGGCGGCCAACGATCTGGACCGCGCCAACCTCACCCCGGCCCGCATCGTGCGCATCATCACCGACGTTGCCGCCGCACTTGATTACGCCCACTCCCGGCGGGTGCTGCACCGCGACATCAAACCCGGCAACTTCTTGATCTCCGCTCCCGGCAGCGACCATGAACGAGTGTTGTTGGCCGACTTCGGCATTGCCCGTGCCCTCGATGACGCAACCGCGTTGACCGCCACGGGCTCCATGGTCGGAACCGCCGCCTACGCCGCACCGGAGACCATCGAAGGCGGCCCGGCCGACGCCCGCAGCGATATCTACTCGCTGGGATGCGCCCTGTTCCGGTTGCTGACCGGCCGCAGCCCCTACGAGGACAACTCACTGTCGGCGATCTTGGCCGGACACCTGATGCGGCCCGTCCCGCGCCCCACCGAGATCAACCCCGCCCTGCCCCGCGAGATCGACGAGGTGATCGCCCGGGCGCTGGCCAAAGACCCCGCCGAGCGCTTCCCGACGGCGGGCGCACTGGCCGCGGCCACCGCCGCCGCGCTCACCAATAACCCCGCGCCGCCGGCCACCGGCCCCAGCGGGCCACCGGCAGGCAATCCGACCAATCCCACGCTGACCTATCCGCCAACCGTGCCTCCGGGGGCGACCGGTGCGCCGGGGTGGCCCGCCTACCACCCCGGGGTGGCCGGGTCCACGAATCATCCCGCGCCCCAATGGGTTTCGGGCATGCACCCGTTGGCCGGCGGGCCGGGGCCATCGCCCCAAGCCCAGCGGCGCAGACGCACCCGCCTGATCGTGGCGGCGACCGTTCTTGTCGCGGCGTTGGCCGTCGCCACGGTCGTGGGCGTTCACCTGTTCGGCCGCACCAGCGGCGGACTGGGCCCGTATGAACCACAAACCCTCACCACCAAATTCGGCACCCTCAAACTCGAGCACCGCCCGCTGGCCATCGCCGCGCTCGGACCCGGCGATCCCGATGCAGTCCTGTCGCTGGGGGCCCAGCCCGTCCTCATGAACGCGGCCAACGCGACCGTGCCGAACTGGCTGCAACCGCTCATCCACTCGTCCCCGCCGGTGTTCGCGGCGGCCGACACCGCCGCGATCACCGCCGCCAAACCCGACCTCATCATCGACACCGGCGACATCGACCAACCCACCTACAACGCGTTGACGGCGATCGCGCCCACTCTCGCCCGGCCCGCCGACGACACCCGAGACTGGACCTGGCAGACGCAGCTGAACTGGATCGCCACCGCGCTCGGCCGCACCGACGCGGCCAAAACCCTGATCGACACGGCGCAGTCCCAGCAGAACACCATCCGCTCGGAGCACGGCAGCTTTTCCGGCAAATCCGTCCTCGTCGTGAACTACACCGGCACCACCACGACGGCCGCCGCGGACCCGTCGCCGCCGAGCGGCTACCTGGAGGGCGTGGGCTTCACCTACAACCCCCACTACAAACGCAGCCCCGGCGGACCCGCAGAAGTCCCGTTCAACATCAACGACGCCGACTACATCTCGCAACGCAGCGACGTGATGCTGCTGCTGCGCACCGACCCCGCGGCCGGCGGCGGGGGATACGCCGGCCTGCCCGCCAGATACACCACTTTCGGCGGCACGCTGGTCATCGTCGACGACCCCGCCGCCATAGCCGCCCTCAACGCCGGCGGCCCCGCGGCCACCACGTACCTCAACACCGCGCTGGTCCCCAAGCTCAGCAACCAAATCCGCTGA
- the eccB gene encoding type VII secretion protein EccB yields the protein MTNPESDDRRSFASRTPVNDNPDQVEYRRGFVTRHQVSGWRFVMRRIASGIALHDTRMLVDPLRTQSRAVLMGVVLLATGLAGCFVFSLIRPNGTAGTNAVLADRSTAALYVRVGDQLHPVLNLTSARLIAGKPVNPATVKSTELDRFPRGNLIGIPGAPERMVQNTTRDANWTVCDGIGGTAHAVHSTGVTVIAGRPDSSGARAAKLDTKQAILVDFPTDKGNGTWLLWDGRRSQINLADHAVTNALGLGLNNSDIPAPRPIALGLFNAIPEAPPLAAPAIPNAGAPAGFSVPAPIGAVVVSYALDQNSAGALRYYAVLPDGLQPISPVLAAILRNTNSYGLDQPPRLGADAVAKLPVSRMLDTSRYPEQQVTLVDAAKDPVTCAYWSKPAGAATSSLSLMAGSALPVPESIRTVDLVGASAATATRVALAPGTGYFAQTVTGGAGAPGTGSLFWVSDTGVRYGIDNEAESSAAGRGKTVEALGLSEPAVPAPWSVLSLFASGPTLSRADALLAHDGLAPDTKPGRVASAEGAPR from the coding sequence ATGACGAATCCCGAATCGGACGACCGGCGTTCGTTCGCCTCGCGTACCCCGGTCAACGACAATCCCGACCAGGTCGAGTATCGGCGCGGCTTCGTCACCCGCCACCAGGTCAGCGGCTGGCGATTCGTGATGCGGCGCATCGCTTCCGGCATCGCCCTGCACGACACCCGGATGCTCGTCGACCCGTTGCGCACCCAGTCGCGCGCGGTGCTGATGGGCGTGGTCCTGCTGGCCACCGGCCTGGCGGGCTGCTTCGTGTTCTCGCTGATCCGGCCCAACGGGACGGCGGGCACCAACGCCGTACTCGCCGACCGGTCGACCGCCGCCCTGTACGTGCGGGTGGGCGACCAGCTGCACCCGGTGCTCAACCTGACCTCGGCCCGGCTGATCGCCGGGAAGCCGGTCAACCCCGCCACGGTGAAAAGCACCGAGCTGGACCGTTTTCCGCGCGGCAACCTGATCGGCATTCCGGGCGCGCCGGAGCGCATGGTGCAAAACACCACGCGCGACGCGAACTGGACCGTGTGCGACGGCATCGGCGGGACGGCGCACGCCGTGCACAGCACCGGTGTCACGGTGATCGCCGGCCGCCCCGACAGCAGCGGCGCGCGGGCCGCCAAGCTCGACACCAAACAGGCGATCCTGGTGGACTTCCCGACGGACAAGGGCAACGGCACCTGGCTGCTGTGGGACGGCAGGCGCAGCCAGATCAACCTGGCCGACCACGCGGTCACCAACGCGCTTGGCTTGGGGCTGAACAACTCCGACATCCCCGCGCCCCGGCCCATCGCGCTGGGATTGTTCAACGCCATCCCCGAGGCGCCGCCGCTGGCGGCGCCGGCCATCCCCAACGCCGGCGCCCCGGCGGGCTTCAGCGTGCCCGCGCCGATCGGGGCGGTCGTGGTTTCCTATGCGCTGGACCAGAACTCGGCGGGCGCGCTGCGCTACTACGCGGTGCTGCCGGACGGCCTGCAGCCCATCTCCCCGGTGCTCGCGGCGATCCTGCGCAACACCAACTCCTATGGCCTGGACCAACCGCCGCGGCTGGGCGCCGACGCCGTGGCCAAGCTGCCGGTGTCGCGGATGCTGGACACCTCGCGCTATCCCGAGCAGCAGGTCACCCTCGTGGACGCAGCCAAAGACCCCGTCACGTGCGCGTACTGGAGCAAGCCGGCGGGCGCCGCCACCAGCTCGCTGAGCCTGATGGCCGGTTCGGCGCTGCCGGTGCCCGAGTCGATCCGCACCGTCGACCTGGTCGGCGCCTCCGCGGCCACCGCCACCCGCGTTGCCCTGGCCCCGGGCACCGGATACTTCGCCCAGACCGTCACCGGCGGTGCCGGCGCGCCCGGCACCGGGTCGTTGTTCTGGGTGTCCGACACCGGGGTCCGCTACGGCATCGACAACGAGGCGGAGAGCTCGGCCGCCGGGCGCGGCAAAACCGTTGAGGCCCTTGGCCTGAGCGAGCCGGCGGTGCCCGCCCCGTGGTCGGTGCTGTCGCTGTTCGCCAGTGGCCCCACCCTGTCGCGCGCCGACGCGCTGCTCGCGCACGACGGGCTGGCGCCCGACACCAAGCCCGGCCGCGTGGCATCAGCAGAGGGAGCGCCCCGATGA
- a CDS encoding class I SAM-dependent methyltransferase yields the protein MRSEGDTWDITTSVGSTALFVATARALEARKPDPLAVDPYAEVFCRAVGGWAADVLDGRAPDHELTTAEFGEHFVNFQGARTKYFDEYFRRAAAAGVRQVVILAAGLDSRAYRLDWPAGTTIFELDQPQVLDFKREVLAGQGAQPKAERREIAVDLRDDWPQALRDSGFDAAKPSAWIAEGLLIYLPAAAQEQLFTGIDGLAAAGSHVGVEDGAPLDQDDFEKKREEERAAMAEGAERPFYQLVYNERIAPATDWFGERGWTAVGTPLADFLRQNGRPVPGPDVDAGPMVARNTLVSAVKA from the coding sequence GTGCGTAGTGAAGGCGATACCTGGGATATCACAACAAGTGTCGGTTCGACGGCGTTGTTCGTCGCGACGGCCCGAGCGCTGGAGGCGCGGAAGCCCGACCCGCTGGCCGTCGACCCTTATGCGGAGGTGTTCTGCCGCGCCGTGGGCGGCTGGGCGGCCGACGTGCTGGACGGCAGGGCCCCCGATCACGAGCTGACGACGGCCGAGTTCGGCGAGCACTTCGTCAACTTCCAGGGCGCGCGGACCAAATACTTCGACGAGTATTTCCGTCGCGCCGCCGCCGCGGGCGTGCGGCAGGTCGTCATCCTGGCGGCCGGACTGGATTCGCGCGCCTACCGCCTGGACTGGCCGGCCGGCACCACGATCTTCGAGTTGGACCAGCCACAGGTGCTCGACTTCAAGCGCGAGGTGCTCGCCGGGCAGGGCGCCCAGCCCAAGGCGGAGCGCCGGGAGATCGCCGTTGACCTGCGCGACGACTGGCCGCAGGCGCTGCGTGACAGCGGCTTTGACGCCGCCAAGCCGTCGGCGTGGATCGCCGAGGGCCTGTTGATCTACCTTCCGGCCGCCGCGCAGGAGCAGCTGTTCACCGGCATCGACGGCCTGGCCGCCGCGGGCAGCCACGTCGGGGTCGAGGACGGCGCGCCGCTCGACCAGGACGACTTCGAAAAGAAACGCGAGGAAGAACGCGCCGCCATGGCCGAGGGCGCCGAGCGGCCCTTCTATCAGCTGGTCTACAACGAGCGGATCGCGCCGGCCACCGACTGGTTCGGCGAGCGGGGATGGACCGCGGTCGGCACCCCGCTGGCCGACTTCCTGCGTCAGAACGGCAGGCCCGTGCCCGGGCCGGACGTCGACGCCGGGCCGATGGTCGCCCGCAACACCCTGGTGAGCGCGGTCAAGGCCTGA
- the eccA gene encoding type VII secretion AAA-ATPase EccA gives MELGDTGVLAAQPVNSRVEARVDGDVVSRFATCCRALGLSVYQRQRPADLAAARSGFTALTRIAHDQCDAWTGLAAAGDASLRVLEAVSQTAPTAGTLQRKVDLAPGALGFRYDTGLYLQFRAVTPDDFHLAYAAALGTAGRLADADRIVTGLTARRPNWREARWVAVVVNYRAERWSDVVKLLTPVVNDADLDEAFSHAARIALGTALARLGMFAPALSYLEEPDGPVAVAAVDGALAKALVLRAHVDEDSASEVLQDLYAAHPENEQIEQALSDTSFGIVTTTAARIEARTDPWDPDTEPSAEDFVDPAAHERKSVLLHEAELQLAEFIGLDEVKNQVSRLKSSVAMELVRKQRGLAVAQRAHHLVFAGPPGTGKTTIARVVAKIYCGLGLLKRENIREVHRADLIGQHIGETEAKTNAIIDSALDGVLFLDEAYALVATGAKNDFGLVAIDTLLARMENDRDRLVVIIAGYRADLDKFLDTNEGLRSRFTRNIDFPSYAPSELVEIATKMAEQRDSVFEQAALDHMEALFTKLATESTPDANGISRRNLDIAGNGRFVRNIVERSEEEREFRLDHSDHAGTGEFSDEELMTITDQDVENSVEPLLRGLGLSVPA, from the coding sequence GTGGAACTCGGTGACACCGGCGTGCTCGCCGCCCAGCCCGTCAATTCCCGGGTCGAAGCACGGGTCGACGGCGACGTCGTCAGCCGGTTCGCCACGTGCTGCCGCGCGCTCGGTCTCTCGGTCTACCAGCGCCAGCGCCCGGCCGACCTGGCCGCCGCCCGCTCCGGGTTCACCGCCTTGACCCGCATCGCCCACGATCAGTGCGACGCCTGGACCGGGCTGGCCGCCGCCGGCGACGCGTCCCTGCGGGTGCTGGAGGCGGTCTCGCAGACCGCGCCGACGGCCGGCACGCTGCAGCGGAAGGTGGATCTGGCGCCCGGCGCGCTGGGCTTCCGCTACGACACCGGCCTGTATCTGCAGTTTCGCGCCGTCACGCCCGACGACTTCCACCTGGCCTACGCGGCGGCCCTGGGGACGGCCGGCCGGTTGGCCGATGCCGACCGGATCGTCACCGGCCTGACCGCGCGGCGCCCGAACTGGCGCGAAGCCCGCTGGGTCGCCGTCGTCGTCAACTACCGCGCCGAGCGGTGGTCGGACGTCGTCAAGTTGCTGACGCCGGTCGTCAACGACGCCGACCTCGACGAGGCCTTCTCGCACGCGGCCAGGATCGCGCTGGGCACCGCGCTGGCGCGGCTGGGCATGTTCGCCCCGGCGCTGTCCTACCTCGAGGAACCCGACGGTCCCGTCGCGGTGGCGGCGGTCGACGGGGCGCTGGCCAAGGCGCTCGTGCTGCGCGCGCACGTCGACGAGGATTCGGCGAGCGAAGTGCTGCAGGACCTCTACGCCGCCCATCCGGAGAACGAACAGATCGAGCAGGCCCTGTCCGACACCAGCTTTGGGATCGTGACCACCACCGCGGCCCGAATCGAGGCGCGCACCGACCCCTGGGACCCGGACACGGAGCCCAGTGCCGAGGACTTCGTGGACCCCGCGGCCCACGAACGCAAGTCGGTGCTGCTGCACGAGGCCGAACTCCAGCTCGCCGAATTCATCGGGCTGGACGAGGTCAAAAACCAGGTGTCGCGGCTGAAGAGCTCGGTGGCCATGGAACTCGTGCGCAAGCAGCGCGGGCTGGCCGTCGCGCAGCGCGCCCACCACCTGGTCTTCGCCGGGCCGCCCGGCACCGGAAAGACCACCATCGCCCGCGTGGTCGCCAAGATCTATTGCGGCCTTGGGCTGTTGAAGCGGGAAAACATCCGAGAGGTGCACCGCGCCGACCTGATCGGGCAGCACATCGGCGAGACCGAGGCCAAGACCAACGCGATCATCGACAGCGCCCTGGACGGGGTGCTGTTCCTCGACGAGGCCTACGCCCTGGTGGCCACGGGCGCCAAGAACGACTTCGGGCTGGTGGCCATCGACACCCTGCTGGCGCGGATGGAGAACGACCGCGACCGGCTGGTGGTCATCATCGCCGGGTACCGTGCCGACCTCGACAAGTTCCTGGACACCAACGAGGGCCTGCGGTCCCGGTTCACCCGCAACATCGACTTCCCTTCCTACGCACCGTCGGAGCTCGTCGAGATCGCGACCAAGATGGCCGAGCAGCGTGACAGCGTCTTCGAACAGGCCGCGCTCGACCACATGGAGGCGCTGTTCACCAAGCTGGCCACCGAGTCGACACCGGACGCCAACGGAATTTCGCGGCGCAACCTCGACATCGCCGGCAACGGTCGCTTCGTCCGCAACATCGTCGAGCGCTCCGAGGAAGAACGCGAATTCCGGCTCGACCACTCGGACCACGCCGGGACCGGGGAATTCAGTGACGAGGAGCTGATGACCATCACCGACCAAGACGTCGAGAACTCGGTGGAGCCGTTGTTGCGCGGCCTCGGCCTGTCGGTGCCGGCATGA
- a CDS encoding PPE family protein: MTAPVWMALPPEVHSTQLSSGPGPAGLLAAAAAWSSLSTTYVSAADELSATLAAAQAGAWEGPTAERYVAAHAPYLAWLTRAGATSAAAAARHETAATAYTAALAAMPTLPELAANHATHGALVATNFFGVNTIPIALNEADYARMWVQAATTMSTYQAVSTAAVASTPQTDPAPAIVQADSSGDGGDEPDDTGIVDNDGGNPYQLSWWINRFTEIFQTIARDLEEFPENPSAALTELLRDIWLLIVDEFSHAIEAFQAFAPQIAAFALALPAGAAAGLVGLVGLTAVQPEPASAPAAVPAPVPQAPKMPAVAAGAPVSVAATAPAPSTAPTSAPAPASTTVPATGTAPPGIGGGAFPYLVGGPTLGSGTGMGAGAQRKATKPDSAAAAAAAAAVAREQRRARRRRQAAMPEHQRGYRYEFVDSDGGTAPDGFVEPAPFAATAASDRGAGTLGFAGTASKAPADAAGLATLTGDEFGGGPALPMLPGSWEPD, translated from the coding sequence ATGACCGCGCCGGTGTGGATGGCGCTGCCGCCGGAGGTCCATTCGACGCAGCTGAGCAGTGGTCCCGGGCCGGCCGGGCTGCTGGCCGCCGCGGCCGCGTGGAGTTCGCTGAGCACGACCTACGTCTCGGCGGCCGACGAGCTGTCCGCGACCCTGGCCGCGGCGCAGGCCGGGGCGTGGGAGGGGCCCACCGCCGAGCGGTACGTGGCCGCCCACGCGCCCTACCTGGCATGGCTGACGCGGGCCGGCGCCACCAGTGCGGCGGCCGCGGCCCGGCACGAGACCGCGGCCACGGCCTACACCGCGGCGCTGGCCGCCATGCCGACGTTGCCGGAGCTGGCCGCGAACCACGCGACGCACGGCGCCCTGGTGGCGACGAACTTCTTCGGTGTGAACACCATCCCGATCGCGCTCAACGAGGCCGATTACGCGCGGATGTGGGTCCAGGCCGCCACCACGATGTCCACTTATCAGGCGGTATCGACCGCGGCCGTGGCCTCGACACCGCAGACCGACCCGGCGCCGGCCATCGTGCAGGCCGACAGCAGCGGCGACGGCGGCGACGAGCCCGACGACACCGGCATCGTCGACAACGACGGCGGCAACCCGTACCAGCTCAGCTGGTGGATCAACCGATTCACCGAGATCTTCCAAACCATCGCACGAGACCTCGAGGAGTTCCCCGAGAACCCGTCGGCCGCGCTGACGGAGCTGCTGCGCGACATCTGGTTGTTGATCGTGGACGAGTTCAGCCACGCGATCGAGGCCTTCCAGGCGTTCGCCCCCCAAATCGCGGCGTTCGCGCTCGCCCTGCCGGCGGGGGCCGCGGCGGGCTTGGTCGGCCTGGTGGGGCTGACCGCGGTCCAGCCCGAACCGGCCTCCGCGCCCGCCGCCGTCCCCGCGCCGGTACCGCAGGCCCCGAAGATGCCCGCGGTGGCCGCCGGCGCGCCGGTGAGTGTCGCGGCCACGGCCCCGGCACCGTCGACTGCCCCGACCTCCGCCCCGGCGCCCGCGTCAACGACGGTGCCGGCCACCGGAACCGCGCCGCCCGGCATCGGCGGCGGCGCCTTTCCCTACCTGGTCGGTGGGCCGACCCTGGGGTCCGGCACGGGCATGGGCGCCGGCGCGCAACGCAAGGCGACGAAGCCGGACTCGGCCGCGGCCGCGGCGGCCGCCGCGGCGGTGGCGCGCGAGCAGCGGCGGGCGCGCCGGCGCCGTCAGGCGGCGATGCCCGAGCACCAGCGCGGCTACCGGTACGAGTTCGTCGACTCCGACGGCGGGACGGCACCCGACGGGTTCGTCGAGCCGGCACCATTCGCCGCGACGGCGGCGTCCGATCGGGGGGCGGGCACGCTGGGTTTCGCCGGAACGGCGAGCAAGGCCCCGGCCGACGCGGCGGGCCTGGCGACGCTGACCGGCGACGAGTTCGGCGGCGGGCCCGCGCTACCGATGCTGCCGGGCTCGTGGGAGCCGGACTAG